A single genomic interval of Burkholderia cepacia ATCC 25416 harbors:
- a CDS encoding extracellular solute-binding protein: MRAATRVALLACAAWFVSGGVMPQAALAVPAISQYDHPKYPPGFMHFDYANPDAPDSGTLDFENYDEAQSYDSLNPFLVRGSPAPDIKNLMFDTLMQRSWDELASEYALIADDVEVAPDGLSATFHLDPAARFSNGDPVTAADVRYSFDTLTSPQASPLYNAQFSIIRRAVVVDGHTVRFEFKHAERDAALIAGDLPVFSPKWGQRADGTRPPFDQIATVPPIASGPYLIEQRKNDKQIVYVRNPHYWAANLPSRRGMFRFARVSFKLYLDQYTALEAFKAGDIDARMEYSATQWARKYVGKNFRNGMLERGEFPDGPAQMQGFLINMRKPMFRDVRVRHALALAFDFDWMSRMMFYGQYRRTNSFWEASPFAATGMPSEKERALLEPFRSTLPPEVFGPMVRQPSTLPPDSLRANLKQARDLLAQAGWRYRDGALRDANGTPMTIEIIDDQPGMDRLILPYTQALAMLGIHAYLREIDSAVYLKRLDNFEYDMTTYIYLPVTIPGAELTRRFGSAAASQPGSENYPGVKSKAVDALIRAALAADTLDDLETATHALDRVLINLYALIPQYYLPNARIAYKATLGHPAIVPDSYQYEDWIIDYWYVKHPAAKPAPAA, from the coding sequence ATGCGTGCCGCCACGCGCGTCGCGCTGCTTGCGTGCGCCGCGTGGTTCGTGTCGGGCGGCGTCATGCCGCAGGCCGCGCTCGCCGTGCCGGCGATCTCGCAATACGACCATCCGAAGTATCCGCCGGGCTTCATGCATTTCGACTACGCGAATCCGGACGCGCCGGACAGCGGCACGCTCGATTTCGAAAACTACGACGAAGCGCAAAGCTACGATTCGCTGAACCCGTTTCTCGTGCGCGGCTCGCCTGCGCCGGACATCAAGAACCTGATGTTCGACACGCTGATGCAGCGCAGCTGGGACGAGCTCGCATCCGAATACGCGCTGATCGCCGACGACGTCGAGGTCGCGCCCGACGGACTCTCGGCCACGTTCCACCTCGATCCGGCCGCACGCTTCTCGAACGGCGACCCGGTCACCGCGGCCGACGTCAGGTATTCGTTCGATACGCTGACGAGCCCGCAGGCCTCGCCGCTGTACAACGCGCAGTTCTCGATCATCAGGCGTGCGGTGGTCGTCGACGGCCACACGGTGCGCTTCGAGTTCAAGCACGCGGAGCGCGACGCCGCGCTGATCGCGGGCGACCTGCCGGTGTTCTCGCCGAAGTGGGGGCAGCGTGCGGACGGCACGCGGCCGCCGTTCGACCAGATCGCAACGGTGCCGCCGATCGCGAGCGGCCCGTACCTGATCGAGCAACGCAAGAACGACAAGCAGATCGTCTATGTGCGCAACCCGCACTACTGGGCGGCGAACCTGCCGTCGCGACGCGGCATGTTCCGCTTCGCGCGCGTGTCGTTCAAGCTGTACCTGGATCAGTACACGGCGCTCGAGGCGTTCAAGGCCGGCGACATCGACGCGCGCATGGAATACAGCGCGACGCAGTGGGCGCGCAAGTACGTCGGCAAGAACTTCCGCAACGGCATGCTCGAGCGCGGCGAGTTTCCTGACGGCCCCGCGCAGATGCAGGGCTTCCTGATCAACATGCGCAAGCCGATGTTCCGGGACGTGCGGGTGCGGCACGCGCTCGCGCTGGCGTTCGACTTCGACTGGATGAGCCGGATGATGTTCTACGGGCAGTATCGCCGTACCAACAGCTTCTGGGAGGCGAGCCCGTTCGCGGCAACCGGCATGCCGAGCGAGAAGGAGCGCGCGTTGCTCGAACCGTTCCGCTCGACGCTGCCACCGGAGGTGTTCGGCCCGATGGTTCGGCAACCGTCGACGCTGCCGCCCGACTCGTTGCGTGCGAACCTGAAGCAGGCGCGCGACCTGCTCGCGCAGGCGGGCTGGCGTTACCGCGACGGCGCGCTGCGCGACGCGAACGGCACGCCGATGACGATCGAGATCATCGACGACCAGCCCGGCATGGACCGCCTGATCCTGCCGTACACGCAGGCGCTCGCGATGCTCGGCATCCACGCGTACCTGCGCGAGATCGACAGCGCGGTCTACCTGAAGCGGCTCGACAACTTCGAGTACGACATGACGACGTACATCTACCTGCCCGTGACGATCCCGGGTGCGGAGCTGACGCGCCGCTTCGGCAGCGCGGCTGCGTCGCAGCCGGGCTCCGAGAACTATCCGGGCGTGAAGTCGAAGGCGGTCGACGCGCTGATCCGCGCGGCGCTCGCGGCCGACACGCTCGACGATCTCGAGACGGCCACGCACGCGCTCGACCGTGTGCTGATCAACCTGTACGCGCTGATCCCGCAGTATTACCTGCCGAATGCGCGGATCGCGTACAAGGCGACGCTCGGCCACCCGGCGATCGTGCCGGACTCCTATCAGTACGAAGACTGGATCATCGACTACTGGTACGTGAAGCATCCGGCGGCGAAACCCGCGCCGGCGGCCTGA
- a CDS encoding TonB-dependent receptor, with protein MKQRVLALAIKRIVWAELALTAALAPPAFAQSQPAPGAVAIADAVANGAPVTVAQAGGTPDAAAATGAAAPDAAASAATEATPAASGANGQGKVAQIKRFEVTGSLIRQADKTGFQQVQTITPKEIQASGAVTVTDFLRDAAANSANSWGEGQSGNFAAGAAGIALRGLSEKYTLVMVDGQRVAPYAFFSNSVDSFFDLNTIPLNDIERIEIVKTGAVSQYGSDAIGGVVNIITKHNFRGLQLDGSLGSAINAGNGDGTTKFGVLGGFGDLNADRFNVTAALSYYKSNGFTLADRDSTRNQDFTGKPGGFSLLAPSYWNMPGGVAQALSGGCPFGGSVHQAASNSLSSGSPGTICAYNTAESTSILPMTERLNAKLHGDFKIDDKTTAFADFLESYNTTTTNDGLWNNVIGNPQNPALVWNPQTKLLSPFNYTVPVSNPYNTTGAATPLTYAFPNTVAQKTWANYWRAAAGIKGSFTLPYGDWDWATSVSHSQSTVSNVFTNQLNVNALNNIYQNGTLNFANPAATPNAFNGLFQEANNLGISKLDTIDATLSTPNLFHLPAGDVGIGFGAQFTHQSEVLTPGSEYLSGAVVTPDLETVNGQRNVAAVYYQINVPILENLTFSQAGRYDHYTDVGGAFSPRFALRYQPIKALTLYTSYNRGFRAPTFVEDSKSQTLGIQVDPATGQNYTSITVGNPNLAPERTRNFNIGFQVSPSRYTDLGFDWYKIRIDNVIGQGAPSQVVTDPTTGQLLYKMIPYQNLGYLDTNGFEGTFRQGLPLKGWGTVTLSGDWAYINSYKIGFPGGTPVNGAGNNFTITQPFGGSFPRWRGNTTLDWNYRKFDAALTWQFTGPYAQNLLPAPAPSKVGSYSQFNLMMTYTGFKNWTIYGGINNLFNRTPPYDPIFANGTLDQSGYDTSVYSYIGRFAQVGATYKF; from the coding sequence ATGAAGCAGAGAGTTTTGGCGTTGGCCATCAAGAGGATAGTCTGGGCGGAGCTGGCGCTGACGGCGGCATTGGCGCCGCCGGCGTTTGCCCAGAGCCAGCCGGCGCCGGGCGCCGTCGCGATCGCGGATGCGGTCGCGAACGGCGCGCCCGTGACCGTTGCACAGGCGGGCGGCACGCCGGATGCCGCCGCTGCCACGGGCGCCGCGGCGCCCGACGCGGCAGCGAGCGCGGCAACGGAGGCCACGCCCGCCGCATCCGGCGCGAACGGGCAGGGCAAGGTCGCGCAGATCAAGCGCTTCGAAGTGACGGGTTCGCTGATCCGGCAGGCCGACAAGACCGGTTTCCAGCAGGTGCAGACGATCACGCCGAAGGAAATCCAGGCCAGCGGCGCGGTGACCGTCACCGACTTCCTGCGCGATGCGGCGGCCAACTCGGCGAACAGCTGGGGTGAAGGGCAATCGGGCAACTTCGCGGCCGGCGCGGCCGGTATCGCGCTGCGCGGCCTGTCCGAGAAGTACACGCTCGTGATGGTCGACGGCCAGCGCGTCGCACCTTACGCATTCTTCTCGAACAGCGTCGACTCGTTCTTCGACCTCAACACGATCCCGCTCAACGATATCGAGCGGATCGAAATCGTGAAGACGGGCGCCGTGTCGCAGTATGGTTCGGACGCGATCGGCGGGGTTGTCAACATCATCACGAAACACAATTTCCGCGGCCTGCAGCTCGACGGCAGCCTCGGCAGCGCGATCAATGCCGGCAACGGCGACGGCACGACGAAGTTCGGCGTGCTCGGCGGCTTCGGCGACCTGAACGCCGACCGCTTCAACGTGACGGCCGCGCTCAGCTACTACAAGTCGAACGGCTTCACGCTGGCCGATCGCGATTCGACGCGCAACCAGGACTTCACGGGCAAGCCGGGCGGCTTCTCGCTGCTCGCGCCGTCGTACTGGAACATGCCCGGCGGCGTCGCGCAGGCGCTGAGCGGGGGCTGCCCGTTCGGCGGCTCGGTCCATCAGGCCGCGTCGAATTCGCTGTCGTCCGGATCGCCGGGCACGATCTGCGCGTACAACACGGCTGAAAGCACGTCGATCCTGCCGATGACCGAGCGCCTGAACGCGAAGCTCCATGGGGACTTCAAGATCGACGACAAGACGACCGCGTTCGCGGATTTCCTCGAGAGCTACAACACGACCACGACCAACGACGGCCTGTGGAACAACGTGATCGGCAACCCGCAGAACCCGGCGCTCGTCTGGAATCCGCAGACGAAGCTGCTGTCGCCGTTCAACTACACGGTACCGGTCAGCAACCCGTACAACACGACGGGCGCGGCCACGCCGCTCACCTACGCGTTTCCGAACACGGTCGCGCAGAAGACCTGGGCGAACTACTGGCGTGCGGCCGCCGGCATCAAGGGGTCGTTCACGCTGCCGTACGGCGACTGGGACTGGGCGACGTCGGTCAGCCACTCGCAGAGCACGGTGTCGAACGTGTTCACGAACCAGCTGAACGTCAACGCGCTGAACAACATCTACCAGAACGGCACGCTGAACTTTGCGAACCCGGCGGCGACGCCGAACGCGTTCAACGGGCTGTTCCAGGAAGCGAACAACCTCGGCATCTCGAAGCTCGACACGATCGACGCGACGCTGTCGACGCCGAACCTGTTCCATCTGCCGGCCGGCGACGTCGGGATCGGTTTCGGCGCGCAGTTCACGCATCAGAGCGAAGTGCTGACGCCGGGCTCCGAATACCTGAGCGGGGCGGTCGTTACCCCGGACCTCGAGACGGTGAACGGCCAGCGCAACGTCGCGGCCGTCTATTACCAGATCAACGTGCCGATCCTCGAGAACCTGACGTTCAGCCAGGCCGGCCGCTACGACCACTACACGGACGTGGGCGGTGCCTTCTCGCCGCGCTTCGCGTTGCGCTACCAGCCGATCAAGGCCCTCACGCTGTATACGTCGTACAACCGCGGCTTCCGCGCGCCGACCTTCGTCGAGGACAGCAAGTCGCAGACGCTCGGCATCCAGGTCGATCCGGCCACCGGCCAGAACTACACGTCGATCACCGTCGGCAACCCGAACCTCGCGCCGGAACGCACGCGCAACTTCAACATCGGCTTCCAGGTGTCGCCGAGCCGCTACACGGATCTCGGCTTCGACTGGTACAAGATCCGCATCGACAACGTGATCGGCCAGGGCGCGCCGTCGCAGGTCGTGACCGATCCGACGACGGGCCAGCTGCTGTACAAGATGATTCCGTACCAGAACCTCGGTTACCTCGACACGAACGGCTTCGAAGGCACGTTCCGCCAGGGCCTGCCGCTCAAGGGCTGGGGCACGGTCACGCTGTCGGGCGACTGGGCGTACATCAACAGCTACAAGATCGGCTTCCCGGGCGGCACGCCGGTCAACGGCGCGGGCAACAACTTCACGATCACGCAGCCGTTCGGCGGCAGCTTCCCGCGCTGGCGCGGCAACACGACGCTGGACTGGAACTACCGGAAGTTCGATGCGGCGCTGACGTGGCAGTTCACGGGCCCGTACGCGCAGAACCTGCTGCCGGCGCCCGCGCCGTCGAAGGTCGGCTCGTACAGCCAGTTCAACCTGATGATGACGTACACGGGCTTCAAGAACTGGACGATCTACGGCGGCATCAACAACCTCTTCAACCGCACGCCGCCGTACGACCCGATCTTCGCGAACGGCACGCTGGACCAGAGCGGGTACGACACGTCGGTGTATTCGTACATCGGCCGGTTCGCGCAGGTCGGCGCGACGTACAAGTTCTGA
- a CDS encoding helix-turn-helix domain-containing protein: MVLPPDESVLVAVSLGNKIRALRQRLKLTLDETSTIAGISKPFLSQVERGRATPSITSLVRIAKALGVTMQYFIDTPTEARSVCRGNALQYFQFTNSASRFARLTNLVDGRKLDAILVRMPAGQLSSEMTTHAGEEFVYVLRGQVALTLEDCTFTLNEGDTAHYESTMPHAWRNTADEEAVIVWVGTPRLF, translated from the coding sequence ATGGTTTTGCCCCCTGATGAGTCGGTGCTCGTCGCCGTGTCGCTAGGCAACAAGATCCGGGCGCTGCGCCAGCGCCTGAAACTCACACTCGACGAAACGTCGACGATCGCCGGCATTTCGAAGCCGTTCCTGTCGCAGGTCGAGCGTGGGCGGGCGACGCCGTCGATCACGTCGCTGGTCCGGATCGCAAAGGCGCTGGGCGTGACGATGCAGTACTTCATCGACACGCCGACGGAGGCGCGCTCGGTATGCCGCGGCAATGCGCTGCAGTATTTCCAGTTCACCAACTCGGCCAGCCGGTTCGCCCGGCTGACGAATCTGGTGGACGGCCGCAAGCTCGACGCGATCCTCGTCAGGATGCCGGCGGGGCAGTTGTCGTCCGAGATGACGACGCACGCGGGCGAGGAGTTCGTCTATGTGTTGCGCGGGCAGGTGGCGCTGACGCTCGAGGATTGCACGTTCACGCTGAACGAGGGCGATACCGCGCATTACGAATCGACGATGCCGCATGCGTGGCGCAACACCGCCGACGAAGAGGCGGTGATCGTCTGGGTCGGCACGCCCAGGCTGTTCTAG
- a CDS encoding tetratricopeptide repeat protein, whose translation MNQRRWKRMMAVAALGAAGLLGRPALPADALRPDVAKPLAAAQDLYRAHKYRDALGKIAQAAAVPNRTPYETYMVEEMRGAAAMAAGDLSTAAQAYEAVLNSGRLSGEDEQRTTAALAGIYFQQKNYPLAIRIAQRYLKAGGSDPEMRTLLTQSYYLSNDCTPLVSQLKASTDAQANGGHAPDEGQLQMLATCAQKVKDGNAYRGALGLLVAYHPSPAYWDEMVTAIRGNPGYLPSLDLDIYRLRRATGSLATADAYMEMTQLALVAGSPAEGKQVIDQGFASGVLGKDAQADREKRLQALAAKRAQSGGEAATPAAPIDAGMNLVFAGKAQQGLPMMEQAIAKGGLEHPDAARLRLGEAYYVAGQKARAVQVLRTVKGTDGSADLARLWTVVASR comes from the coding sequence ATGAACCAGCGACGATGGAAACGGATGATGGCGGTGGCGGCGCTCGGCGCGGCAGGCTTGCTCGGACGCCCGGCATTACCGGCGGACGCGCTGCGGCCGGACGTGGCAAAGCCATTGGCGGCCGCACAGGACCTGTACCGGGCGCACAAGTATCGCGATGCACTGGGCAAGATCGCCCAGGCGGCGGCCGTGCCGAACCGGACGCCGTACGAAACCTACATGGTGGAGGAGATGCGCGGCGCGGCCGCGATGGCGGCAGGCGACTTGAGCACGGCCGCGCAGGCCTACGAGGCCGTGCTGAACTCGGGGCGGCTGTCGGGCGAGGACGAGCAGCGGACCACGGCGGCACTGGCCGGCATCTACTTCCAGCAGAAGAACTACCCGCTGGCGATCCGGATTGCACAGCGCTACCTGAAGGCAGGCGGATCCGATCCGGAAATGCGCACGCTGCTCACGCAGTCGTACTACCTGTCAAACGATTGCACACCGCTCGTGAGCCAGTTGAAAGCGAGCACCGACGCGCAGGCGAACGGCGGACACGCGCCGGATGAAGGGCAGTTGCAGATGCTTGCGACCTGCGCGCAGAAAGTGAAGGACGGCAACGCGTATCGCGGTGCGCTCGGGCTGCTGGTGGCTTACCACCCGAGCCCCGCGTACTGGGACGAAATGGTCACGGCGATTCGCGGCAACCCGGGGTATCTGCCGTCACTCGATCTCGACATCTACCGGTTGCGCCGGGCGACGGGCTCGCTCGCGACAGCCGACGCGTACATGGAGATGACGCAACTTGCGCTGGTGGCAGGGTCGCCCGCCGAAGGCAAGCAGGTGATCGACCAGGGGTTCGCGTCCGGCGTACTCGGCAAGGACGCACAGGCGGATCGCGAGAAGCGGCTGCAGGCGCTCGCGGCAAAGCGCGCGCAATCGGGCGGGGAAGCCGCGACGCCGGCTGCGCCGATCGACGCGGGTATGAACCTCGTCTTCGCAGGCAAGGCGCAGCAGGGCCTGCCGATGATGGAGCAGGCGATCGCGAAGGGCGGGCTCGAGCATCCGGACGCGGCGCGACTGCGGCTCGGCGAGGCGTATTACGTGGCCGGTCAGAAGGCGCGTGCGGTCCAGGTGCTGCGCACGGTCAAGGGCACCGACGGTTCCGCCGACCTCGCACGGCTCTGGACCGTGGTGGCATCCCGCTAA
- a CDS encoding ExbD/TolR family protein: MGMNVPSGGSNAEPEVMVDINTTPLIDVMLVLLIMLIITIPIQMHSVKMDLPVGNPPPLATPPEIVQIDIDFDGTTTWNGAPVPDRTALEAKLTQVAAEPVQAEIHLRPNKLVPYKDVAAVLASAQRVGATKIGLIGNEQFMQ; this comes from the coding sequence ATGGGAATGAATGTGCCTTCGGGCGGAAGCAATGCCGAACCGGAAGTGATGGTCGATATCAACACCACGCCGCTGATCGATGTGATGCTGGTGTTGCTGATCATGCTGATCATCACGATCCCGATTCAGATGCATTCGGTGAAGATGGACCTGCCGGTGGGTAACCCGCCGCCGCTGGCCACGCCGCCGGAAATCGTGCAGATCGACATCGATTTCGACGGCACGACGACGTGGAACGGCGCACCGGTGCCGGACCGCACGGCGCTCGAGGCGAAACTGACCCAGGTGGCGGCGGAACCCGTGCAGGCGGAAATCCACCTGCGCCCCAACAAGCTGGTGCCGTACAAGGACGTGGCCGCCGTGCTCGCGTCCGCGCAACGCGTGGGCGCGACCAAGATCGGCCTGATCGGTAACGAACAGTTCATGCAATGA
- a CDS encoding ExbD/TolR family protein — protein sequence MAMNVGQDDSDEVIANINTTPLVDVMLVLLIIFLITIPVVTHTIQLQLPKETVQPLQTTPKSIEIAVNRDGDFFWGEQLVDAQTLLAKLKDVSQQQPQPSVHVRGDQNTRYEFIGRVVTMCERAGIAKLSFITESPARGG from the coding sequence ATGGCCATGAACGTCGGGCAGGACGATAGCGACGAGGTGATCGCCAACATCAACACGACGCCGCTCGTCGACGTGATGCTGGTGTTGCTGATCATCTTCCTGATCACGATCCCGGTCGTGACGCACACGATCCAGCTTCAGTTGCCGAAGGAGACGGTGCAACCGCTGCAGACGACGCCGAAGAGCATCGAGATCGCGGTGAACCGCGATGGCGACTTCTTCTGGGGCGAACAGCTGGTGGATGCGCAGACACTGCTCGCGAAGCTGAAGGACGTGTCGCAGCAGCAGCCGCAGCCGAGCGTCCACGTGCGCGGCGACCAGAACACGCGTTACGAGTTCATCGGCCGGGTGGTCACGATGTGCGAGCGCGCGGGGATTGCGAAACTGTCGTTCATTACGGAGTCGCCCGCGCGCGGCGGCTAG
- a CDS encoding MotA/TolQ/ExbB proton channel family protein, translating to MTKRSLAALAASILMSVVAVDGFVAPQLAHAQASGAAGTAAQAAAPSAAPATAPAAAEPAPPPAPATTEAVENPYGLGALWKNGDFVARFVLILLVIMSMGSWYIMITKFLEQLRANRRAKLADAQLWSAPSLAEGAKLLDEASPFRFIAETAIEAGEHHEDALLEAVDRNTWIDVSVERSITNVSNRMQDGLAFLATVGSTAPFVGLFGTVWGIYHALTAIGIAGQASIDKVAGPVGEALIMTAIGLAVAVPAVLGYNFLVRRNKSVMERVRNFGAQLHTVLLAGNRRPVRAASSSPAAASLAN from the coding sequence ATGACGAAGCGTTCACTGGCCGCGTTGGCGGCAAGCATCCTGATGTCCGTCGTCGCAGTCGACGGGTTCGTTGCGCCGCAGCTCGCCCATGCGCAGGCAAGCGGCGCGGCCGGCACGGCGGCACAGGCCGCGGCGCCGTCAGCCGCACCGGCCACGGCTCCGGCCGCCGCCGAACCGGCTCCGCCGCCCGCGCCGGCCACGACGGAAGCGGTCGAGAACCCGTACGGGCTCGGCGCGCTATGGAAGAACGGCGACTTCGTCGCCCGTTTCGTGCTGATCCTGCTGGTGATCATGTCGATGGGGAGCTGGTACATCATGATCACGAAGTTCCTGGAACAGTTGCGCGCCAACCGCCGCGCGAAACTGGCAGATGCGCAGCTCTGGTCCGCACCGTCGCTGGCCGAGGGCGCCAAGCTCCTCGACGAGGCGTCACCGTTCCGGTTCATCGCCGAAACGGCGATCGAGGCCGGCGAGCATCATGAAGATGCGCTGCTGGAAGCCGTGGACCGCAACACGTGGATCGACGTATCGGTCGAGCGCTCGATCACGAACGTGTCGAACCGGATGCAGGACGGGCTCGCATTCCTGGCCACGGTGGGCTCCACGGCGCCGTTCGTCGGGCTGTTCGGCACGGTCTGGGGGATTTATCACGCGCTGACCGCCATCGGCATCGCAGGCCAGGCGTCGATCGACAAGGTCGCGGGCCCGGTGGGCGAGGCGCTCATCATGACCGCGATCGGCCTCGCCGTCGCGGTGCCCGCGGTGCTCGGCTACAACTTCCTGGTCCGGCGCAACAAGTCGGTGATGGAGCGGGTTCGCAACTTCGGCGCGCAACTGCACACGGTGCTGCTGGCCGGCAATCGGCGCCCGGTACGCGCGGCGTCCTCGTCGCCGGCCGCGGCGTCGCTCGCGAACTGA
- a CDS encoding energy transducer TonB, which yields MKVEESLVTSNSGLATLGRPREFGKKQQNPVRRFGGVGIVLVLHAVLIYALLNGLATKVVQVIQHPIETRIIEPVKPPPPPPMPVVKLPPPKFAPPPPPFVPPPEVPVQAPPQATITHQSAPVPSAPAVQAPVVAPPAPAKPVSHDVGVVCPNSDALRASIQYPKEAQENNITGDVTIEFVVDAEGNITNERVAQSADPVLDRAAYNTVKRFKCVAQGQSVRVQVPFSFNLN from the coding sequence ATGAAAGTCGAAGAAAGTCTGGTTACGTCGAACAGCGGACTGGCTACGCTGGGCCGTCCGCGAGAGTTCGGCAAGAAGCAACAGAATCCGGTACGCCGGTTCGGCGGCGTCGGAATCGTCCTGGTGCTGCATGCAGTGCTGATCTACGCGTTGCTCAACGGCCTGGCGACGAAAGTCGTGCAGGTGATCCAGCACCCGATCGAAACCCGCATCATCGAGCCGGTCAAGCCGCCGCCGCCACCGCCGATGCCCGTGGTCAAACTCCCGCCGCCGAAGTTCGCGCCGCCGCCGCCCCCGTTCGTCCCGCCGCCGGAAGTGCCGGTGCAGGCGCCGCCGCAGGCGACGATCACGCACCAGTCGGCCCCGGTACCCTCCGCGCCGGCCGTGCAGGCACCGGTCGTGGCGCCCCCGGCGCCGGCCAAGCCCGTCAGCCATGACGTGGGTGTCGTCTGCCCGAATTCGGACGCGCTTCGCGCGTCGATCCAGTATCCGAAGGAAGCGCAGGAAAACAACATCACGGGTGACGTAACGATCGAATTCGTCGTGGATGCGGAAGGGAACATCACGAACGAGCGCGTGGCGCAGTCGGCAGATCCGGTCCTCGATCGCGCTGCCTACAACACCGTAAAACGATTCAAGTGCGTCGCGCAGGGCCAGTCGGTGCGGGTCCAGGTACCGTTCTCGTTCAATCTGAATTGA
- a CDS encoding aminoacyl-tRNA deacylase, producing MPVSATLQDCLRQKSSRYEVVYHPYSHTSMETAAAAHIPGDRLAKTVLLEDDEGYVAAVLPTTHAVRLSDLWVKTGRHLVLAREVELRELFKDCDMGALPPVCMAYGMKTFLEERLAQQPEVYFEAGDHEALIHMMQDEFLTLMETAERAHFSHKMQGMQS from the coding sequence ATGCCAGTATCAGCCACCCTGCAGGATTGCCTGCGCCAGAAGTCATCGCGGTACGAAGTGGTGTACCACCCCTATAGCCATACGAGCATGGAGACGGCCGCCGCCGCGCATATCCCCGGCGATCGCCTCGCGAAAACCGTGCTCCTCGAAGACGACGAAGGCTACGTCGCAGCCGTATTGCCGACCACGCACGCCGTGCGCCTGTCGGATCTCTGGGTGAAGACGGGACGCCATCTCGTGCTCGCCCGCGAGGTCGAACTGCGCGAGCTGTTCAAGGATTGCGACATGGGTGCGCTGCCGCCGGTCTGCATGGCGTACGGCATGAAGACGTTTCTCGAGGAACGACTCGCACAGCAGCCGGAAGTCTATTTCGAGGCCGGCGACCACGAAGCACTGATCCACATGATGCAGGATGAATTCCTGACGCTGATGGAGACGGCCGAGCGTGCGCATTTCTCGCACAAGATGCAGGGCATGCAGTCCTGA
- a CDS encoding cysteine synthase A gives MDVRHGFVDCVGRTPLIRLAKLSAETGCEILGKAEFMNPGGSVKDRAALYIIRDAEQRGALKPGGTVVEGTAGNTGIGLAHICAARGYRCVIVIPDTQSPDKMAILRTLGADVRPVPAAPYRDPNNYQKIAGRLADELDNAVWANQFDNVVNRQAHYETTGPEIWRDTAGTVDAFVCATGTGGTLAGVSRYLKEQNPEVRIVLADPHGSGLYGYVKTGDLGAEGSSITEGIGSTRVTANLAGAPIDDAVRIDDSQCVTMVYRLLREEGLYVGGSSGINVAAAVWLARRMGPGHTIVTLLCDRGDIYRARLFNREWLREKGLESGLEPERAPE, from the coding sequence ATGGACGTGCGACACGGCTTCGTCGACTGCGTGGGACGCACGCCGTTGATCCGGCTGGCGAAGCTCAGCGCGGAAACGGGCTGCGAAATCCTGGGCAAGGCGGAATTCATGAATCCGGGCGGTTCGGTGAAGGATCGCGCGGCGCTCTACATCATCCGCGACGCCGAGCAGCGCGGCGCGCTGAAGCCGGGCGGCACCGTCGTCGAGGGCACGGCGGGCAACACGGGCATCGGTCTTGCGCACATCTGCGCGGCGCGCGGTTATCGCTGCGTGATCGTGATTCCCGACACGCAATCGCCGGACAAGATGGCGATCCTGCGCACGCTCGGCGCCGACGTGCGCCCGGTGCCGGCGGCGCCGTATCGCGACCCGAACAATTATCAGAAGATTGCCGGGCGGCTCGCGGACGAACTCGACAATGCGGTATGGGCCAACCAGTTCGACAACGTCGTCAACCGGCAGGCGCACTACGAGACGACCGGACCGGAAATCTGGCGCGATACGGCGGGCACGGTCGATGCGTTCGTCTGCGCAACCGGCACGGGCGGCACGCTGGCGGGCGTGAGCCGCTACCTGAAGGAGCAGAATCCTGAGGTCCGGATCGTGCTGGCCGATCCGCACGGAAGCGGGCTCTACGGTTACGTGAAAACGGGCGACCTCGGTGCCGAAGGCAGCTCGATCACCGAAGGCATCGGCTCGACGCGCGTCACCGCGAATCTGGCCGGCGCACCGATCGACGACGCCGTGAGGATCGACGATTCGCAGTGCGTGACGATGGTCTACCGGCTGCTGCGCGAAGAAGGGCTGTACGTCGGCGGATCGAGCGGAATCAACGTCGCGGCGGCGGTCTGGCTGGCCCGCAGGATGGGCCCGGGGCATACGATCGTGACTTTGCTGTGCGATCGCGGCGACATCTATCGTGCTCGGCTCTTCAACCGCGAATGGCTGCGCGAAAAGGGGCTGGAATCGGGGTTGGAACCAGAACGGGCACCCGAATGA